One Terriglobales bacterium DNA segment encodes these proteins:
- the accC gene encoding acetyl-CoA carboxylase biotin carboxylase subunit codes for MFKKILIANRGEIALRVICACKELGIRTVAVYSQADRHSLPVRFADEAICIGPPQLSQSYLNIPAVISAAEIANVDAIHPGYGLLAENANFAEVCETCGIKFIGPPPEVTRLMGEKEKARAAMKDSGVPILPGSEGIIGSEGEASEWARSVGFPVIVKASAGGGGRGMRIIRNDEELPGLFRAAQAEAAAAFGNGDLYIEKFLERPRHIEFQVLADSYGKVISLGERECSIQRRHQKLLEESPSTRVTPELREKIGKILTTTLSKIGYVNAGTVEFLMDEDGKLYFIEMNTRIQVEHPVTEMVTDVDLVKSQILLAVGERMDDVLHGKVLSRGHAIECRINAEHPEKFTPSAGKISAFHPPGGTGVRVDTAAYAEGVIPPYYDSLIAKLIVRGKDRNEAISRMSRALEMFIVEGVYTTIPLHRRILADADFRAGRIDTNYLQRFLNPEKRQE; via the coding sequence ATGTTCAAGAAGATCCTGATAGCCAATCGCGGCGAGATTGCCCTGCGCGTCATCTGCGCTTGTAAAGAACTGGGCATTCGAACTGTTGCCGTTTATAGCCAGGCGGACCGCCACTCCCTCCCGGTTCGTTTCGCGGACGAAGCCATCTGCATTGGTCCTCCGCAACTAAGTCAGAGTTATCTCAATATTCCGGCGGTGATCAGCGCGGCAGAAATCGCCAATGTGGACGCCATCCATCCTGGGTATGGTTTGCTGGCGGAGAACGCGAACTTTGCCGAAGTGTGCGAGACCTGCGGCATCAAGTTCATCGGACCGCCACCCGAGGTCACGCGCCTGATGGGCGAAAAAGAAAAAGCTCGTGCCGCCATGAAAGATTCCGGGGTGCCAATTTTGCCGGGATCTGAAGGCATTATCGGTTCTGAGGGCGAAGCTTCGGAGTGGGCGCGCTCGGTGGGCTTCCCGGTGATCGTGAAAGCGTCGGCGGGGGGAGGCGGGCGCGGCATGAGGATCATTCGCAATGATGAGGAACTGCCCGGCCTGTTCCGCGCGGCCCAGGCAGAAGCCGCGGCCGCTTTCGGCAACGGTGATCTTTACATCGAGAAGTTCCTGGAGCGGCCACGCCATATCGAATTCCAGGTATTGGCCGATTCTTACGGCAAAGTCATTAGTCTTGGGGAACGTGAGTGCAGCATCCAACGGCGCCACCAGAAGCTGCTCGAGGAATCGCCCTCGACTCGGGTCACTCCCGAGTTGCGCGAAAAGATTGGCAAGATCCTGACCACGACGCTTTCAAAGATCGGATACGTAAATGCCGGCACCGTCGAATTCTTGATGGATGAAGATGGCAAGCTGTACTTCATAGAGATGAACACCCGCATCCAGGTAGAACATCCGGTCACGGAGATGGTGACCGATGTGGACCTGGTGAAGAGTCAGATTTTGCTGGCGGTGGGCGAGCGCATGGATGACGTGCTGCACGGTAAGGTGCTGAGCCGCGGCCACGCCATCGAATGCCGCATCAATGCCGAGCACCCCGAGAAATTCACCCCATCAGCCGGAAAGATCAGCGCCTTTCACCCGCCGGGTGGTACCGGGGTGCGAGTGGACACCGCGGCTTACGCCGAAGGCGTTATTCCTCCTTATTATGATTCGTTAATTGCCAAGCTCATCGTCCGCGGGAAAGACCGGAATGAAGCCATCTCACGCATGTCGCGCGCTCTGGAGATGTTTATCGTAGAGGGTGTTTACACCACGATTCCCCTGCACCGACGCATTCTCGCGGATGCGGATTTTCGGGCCGGCCGTATTGATACGAATTATCTGCAGCGATTTCTTAATCCTGAGAAGCGGCAAGAATGA
- the accB gene encoding acetyl-CoA carboxylase biotin carboxyl carrier protein — translation MNQKELKELIEFLIEKDIAEFELERGDVKVRVKRGVIAAASAPETRYAAVPQAPAAAPAEVHSSNAAGAAAVPTADEGVHNITSPIVGTFYESPSPGSAPFVKPGDSVEPGMVLCIIEAMKLMNEIESDVAGELVKILVQNGQPVEYGQPLFAIRTRR, via the coding sequence ATGAATCAAAAAGAGCTGAAGGAACTCATCGAGTTCTTAATTGAGAAGGACATTGCCGAGTTCGAACTGGAACGCGGCGATGTCAAGGTACGCGTGAAACGGGGCGTCATTGCCGCTGCCAGCGCGCCGGAAACACGGTACGCCGCTGTGCCACAAGCGCCAGCGGCGGCGCCGGCCGAGGTGCATAGTTCGAACGCCGCGGGGGCTGCCGCTGTCCCTACCGCCGACGAGGGCGTGCACAATATTACTTCCCCGATTGTAGGGACGTTTTATGAGTCGCCGTCACCGGGTTCTGCGCCTTTTGTAAAACCCGGAGACAGTGTTGAGCCTGGTATGGTGCTGTGCATCATTGAGGCCATGAAGCTGATGAATGAGATTGAATCGGACGTGGCCGGAGAACTGGTCAAAATTCTCGTGCAAAATGGACAGCCGGTTGAATATGGCCAGCCGCTGTTCGCCATCCGTACGCGCAGATGA
- a CDS encoding PilN domain-containing protein, with product MIRINLLAVSKAKNKRAAIAVSIPGEGMNVTVKILVVVLVTASLNMGYWYQLTREKTRIADQMGQADRKNRELAAVKSRYLEREKQMQAYKRRVDVIDQLRSAQFGPVNLMASLGDTVNRTEAVWLSTMRDNGTNIDIEGMALSQDAVANLISNLQRSGFFKSVEIKESYQDDHAKELQSFFFTLVCEKKS from the coding sequence ATGATCCGAATAAACCTGCTGGCTGTTTCGAAAGCAAAAAACAAGCGAGCTGCCATCGCCGTATCGATTCCCGGCGAAGGCATGAACGTGACCGTGAAGATCCTGGTGGTGGTGCTGGTCACGGCGTCGCTGAACATGGGCTATTGGTACCAGCTCACTCGCGAGAAGACCCGCATCGCCGACCAGATGGGTCAGGCCGACCGGAAAAACCGTGAACTGGCGGCGGTGAAGTCCCGGTACTTAGAGCGGGAAAAGCAGATGCAGGCTTACAAACGCCGGGTGGACGTGATTGATCAGCTGCGCAGCGCGCAGTTCGGCCCGGTGAACTTGATGGCGTCGTTGGGCGACACGGTGAATCGCACCGAGGCGGTATGGCTCAGCACCATGAGGGACAATGGCACCAACATAGACATCGAGGGGATGGCGCTCAGCCAGGACGCGGTTGCCAACCTCATCTCCAACTTGCAACGCTCGGGATTTTTTAAGTCAGTAGAAATCAAAGAGAGCTACCAGGACGACCATGCGAAGGAGCTGCAATCGTTCTTCTTCACTCTGGTATGCGAGAAGAAGAGCTAA
- a CDS encoding Xaa-Pro peptidase family protein — translation MDYRGRQQRLLETLASQKLDIFLVTHLPNVRYLCGFTGSNAVLAIGSAGAVFFTDGRYIEQAHAEVVGARVVITKKSVLGAAGQWLFERAKRVTRLAVAIESEYLTVASHNVLKNLVPKKVRLKPTTGVVARQRMVKDAEEIAKIRDAVLLAASIFDEIVKEIRPGVTETQVAAKLEYAARCAGAEQMSFPTIIAAGPRSALPHARATAQALPGRGFVVMDFGVILEGYCSDMTRTVHVGRPNEEARQVYEAVREAQQAGSEAVQPGAAVGEVDRAARSVLRRAGLAKYFTHSTGHGVGLEIHEPPRVAAGQQEHLVPGMVITIEPGVYVAGSGGVRIEDMVVVTQRGCEVLTPTTKKMIEV, via the coding sequence ATGGATTACCGCGGCCGCCAGCAACGCCTGCTTGAAACTTTGGCTTCGCAAAAGCTGGACATCTTTCTAGTCACCCATCTTCCAAATGTCCGATATCTATGCGGATTCACTGGTAGCAATGCTGTACTGGCCATCGGCTCAGCCGGCGCGGTCTTCTTTACGGATGGCCGCTACATTGAGCAAGCACACGCTGAGGTAGTGGGCGCGCGGGTAGTCATCACCAAGAAGTCAGTTTTGGGTGCTGCTGGACAATGGCTTTTCGAACGCGCAAAACGCGTAACCCGGCTGGCGGTCGCAATTGAAAGCGAATACCTGACTGTGGCCTCGCACAACGTTTTGAAGAATCTAGTGCCGAAAAAGGTCCGACTGAAACCCACCACGGGGGTGGTTGCGCGACAAAGAATGGTAAAGGACGCGGAGGAGATTGCGAAAATTCGGGACGCGGTGCTCCTGGCCGCCAGTATCTTCGATGAAATCGTAAAGGAGATTCGTCCGGGAGTGACTGAGACGCAGGTGGCGGCGAAGCTGGAATATGCAGCTCGTTGCGCTGGAGCGGAACAGATGTCATTCCCGACCATCATTGCCGCCGGACCGCGCTCCGCGCTGCCGCACGCGCGGGCGACGGCACAAGCGCTGCCGGGACGCGGATTCGTGGTCATGGATTTCGGTGTTATACTCGAAGGTTATTGTTCGGACATGACGCGCACTGTGCACGTGGGTCGTCCGAATGAAGAGGCCCGCCAGGTATACGAGGCAGTTCGGGAAGCACAACAGGCGGGCAGCGAAGCAGTCCAGCCCGGGGCAGCGGTTGGCGAGGTTGACCGGGCAGCGCGCAGCGTCCTACGGCGCGCAGGTTTGGCGAAGTATTTCACGCACTCAACGGGGCATGGCGTGGGGTTAGAAATCCATGAGCCGCCTCGTGTTGCCGCTGGCCAGCAGGAGCATCTAGTTCCCGGGATGGTAATCACCATAGAGCCGGGAGTTTACGTTGCAGGGAGCGGGGGTGTGCGGATCGAAGACATGGTCGTGGTCACTCAGCGTGGCTGCGAAGTGTTAACTCCGACCACGAAGAAGATGATCGAGGTTTAA
- the pilO gene encoding type 4a pilus biogenesis protein PilO → MANLSDLPEKNQWAAIIGVALFLTLMSYFAVLRGMRTANQTDEDALKAKVAENTELERYRPKLVQIEQQIENLKQQLAIQQRIVPDEKQADQFIHMLQGEAAKSGIEIRRYTARPTNTREFYTELPFEVELDGPYFSVLNFYTRVAHLERIIDVNNLVMAGVAKPGDAKAKHTYQYNPGESVVVTCLATTFFSHDQQPQQQPGKTATLRPVSAAVPGR, encoded by the coding sequence ATGGCGAACCTAAGCGATTTACCGGAAAAAAATCAGTGGGCGGCGATCATTGGCGTCGCGCTGTTCCTTACGTTGATGAGCTATTTTGCCGTGCTGCGAGGCATGCGCACCGCAAACCAAACGGATGAGGACGCGTTAAAGGCCAAGGTGGCGGAAAACACCGAGCTGGAGCGCTATCGTCCGAAGCTGGTGCAGATTGAGCAGCAGATCGAAAATCTGAAGCAGCAGCTCGCTATCCAGCAGCGCATCGTGCCTGACGAAAAGCAAGCCGACCAGTTCATCCACATGCTGCAAGGAGAGGCAGCCAAGTCGGGAATCGAGATCCGGCGCTACACCGCCCGGCCCACCAACACGCGCGAGTTTTACACCGAGCTGCCGTTCGAAGTGGAGTTGGACGGACCCTATTTCTCGGTGCTGAATTTCTACACTCGCGTGGCCCATCTGGAGCGCATTATCGATGTCAATAATTTAGTCATGGCGGGAGTCGCCAAGCCGGGCGACGCCAAGGCCAAGCATACGTATCAGTACAACCCGGGCGAAAGCGTGGTGGTGACTTGTCTGGCGACGACGTTCTTCAGTCATGACCAGCAGCCGCAGCAGCAGCCCGGCAAAACAGCAACCCTGCGGCCAGTTTCGGCCGCCGTGCCCGGGAGATAA
- the pilM gene encoding type IV pilus assembly protein PilM, with the protein MFGIGKQSIVGLDVGSSSIKAVELKRSRTGIEATHIGLEPLPSDIVVDSMIVDSGTVSSAIAKLFSENEIKSRAVATSVSGHSVIVKKLSLPTMSDAELAETIQKEAAQQIPFDIADVSIDYQVLSEDPSNPQMDVLLVAVKKDKILNYTNVLSMAGKAPAIVDIDAFALQNCYEYNYEPAPGSTVALLNLGASVMNINIVKGNVPLFTRDVSVGGHQYTDSLQKELDLSFEDAESLKLGRKVGTVSEDAKLPILQQVTEIIVLEIQKTFDFFRATAPGEHIEKIFLAGGSSKVPALLESLRQEFSLPVEILNPFQKISAPVEGMGAELISQNAGQLAVAVGLALRSFEDL; encoded by the coding sequence ATGTTTGGAATTGGCAAGCAGTCCATAGTTGGCTTGGATGTGGGTTCGAGCAGCATCAAGGCGGTGGAGCTGAAGCGCAGCCGCACCGGCATCGAGGCCACTCACATTGGGCTCGAGCCATTGCCCTCAGACATTGTGGTGGATTCCATGATTGTGGACAGCGGCACCGTCTCCAGCGCAATCGCCAAACTTTTCAGTGAGAACGAAATTAAGTCGCGGGCGGTGGCCACCTCGGTGAGCGGACACTCGGTGATTGTGAAGAAGCTCTCGCTGCCCACCATGAGCGACGCGGAACTGGCCGAGACCATTCAGAAAGAAGCGGCGCAGCAGATTCCGTTCGATATCGCCGACGTCAGCATTGATTACCAGGTGCTCTCCGAAGATCCGTCGAATCCGCAGATGGATGTGCTCCTGGTGGCGGTGAAGAAAGACAAGATCCTCAACTACACCAACGTCCTCTCCATGGCGGGCAAGGCCCCAGCAATCGTGGATATAGATGCCTTCGCGCTGCAGAACTGTTACGAGTACAACTACGAGCCGGCGCCGGGCTCGACCGTCGCTTTGCTCAATCTGGGCGCCAGCGTGATGAACATCAATATCGTGAAGGGCAATGTTCCCCTGTTCACGCGCGACGTCAGCGTGGGTGGCCATCAGTACACGGATTCTTTGCAGAAAGAATTGGACCTCAGTTTTGAGGATGCGGAATCGCTAAAGCTGGGCCGTAAAGTGGGCACGGTCAGCGAAGACGCCAAGTTGCCCATCCTGCAACAGGTCACCGAAATTATTGTTCTGGAAATTCAAAAGACCTTTGATTTCTTCCGCGCCACCGCTCCTGGTGAACACATTGAGAAGATATTCCTGGCTGGCGGCTCCTCCAAAGTGCCGGCGCTGCTCGAGTCCCTGCGCCAGGAGTTTTCGTTGCCGGTCGAAATCCTGAACCCTTTTCAAAAGATCTCTGCTCCGGTGGAGGGGATGGGGGCGGAATTGATCTCGCAGAACGCTGGTCAGCTTGCCGTGGCCGTGGGATTGGCCCTGAGGAGTTTTGAAGACTTATGA
- a CDS encoding helix-turn-helix domain-containing protein yields MVESPEVMNIRQASQYLGVSADTLYKYVYEERIPAFKLGNRWKFKKTILDSWMERKSTQGEGKGRKKSKAARAAAGS; encoded by the coding sequence ATGGTCGAGTCCCCCGAAGTAATGAACATTCGCCAGGCCTCACAGTATCTGGGGGTCAGTGCGGACACGCTTTACAAGTATGTGTACGAGGAGAGAATCCCGGCATTCAAACTCGGCAACCGCTGGAAATTTAAAAAGACCATTCTGGATTCGTGGATGGAGCGGAAGAGCACGCAGGGAGAAGGCAAAGGCCGTAAGAAATCAAAAGCTGCCCGAGCGGCAGCCGGTTCATAA
- the pilQ gene encoding type IV pilus secretin PilQ, which produces MRRTKVLGIISALLLISVAATAQAQPADRGAISVAAGWPVIESLDVVRSHDGISVEIKASGDLSPTATTVENPDRLVVDLPNTVVSKFRNISVDANGVRSIRLAQNSTHPPLARVVIDLEQAQQYQLIRNGHHLSVRVRKPTTAVAGIATQALSARPVAQKTVAPASLSRSALATSSPVTAAVARDYVIVEPNYRSTVAARNILSTRERNLKAAAVVAANRPANLVLPPASSALQSTDQNGATPAASPAADSSGPAAGTSASQTSPAVQDVPSDPSSTPSPVAPPADANGSTTPPAATTEPTTAVQSVPATDQTGAANQPAPAVQETSPMTQAGAAPSAPPGTSTATPAPASESSASSASSESTPPATAATPAAAPAAAAPAPAAASTAAAPVQQTTAPAAPSAPAPAPATPAPAPATPAPAASSAPGSSSASASNTVAIKPAVNMALEQRQSALDSGPNKPRYTGEPISVNLKDVDLKDFFRLIHEISGLNIVLDPNVKGSLTIVLDDVPWDQALDIVLKNNGLDRQLEGNILRIATVETLRKEADARRAQLEAEALAVDKVTVTRFLSYAHSKDVVATLKKLLSSRGDLISDDRTNALIISDIPAVIPNLDRLIVQLDRKTQEVEIEARVVAATRSFARDIGTQLGFGFGNSTTTIGGTGAVGSSPTQIGYLAPPPYVTIPGVKAPTPGTPQTTFASIPLFSNLAAGAPSSGFGITSLTGNYRLDAALTMAESRGLLKILSRPRVVTQNNIQAIVRQGVRIPVVTQAQLGGPPTVSYVDAFLRLTVTPQITAENTIFLNVDVENTTPDFSTQVQGNPTLLTQQATTQVLVTDGGTVVIGGVIQTNNSANVNQIPLLGNIPVLGNLFKRRSVQTKTQELIFFITPKIIQT; this is translated from the coding sequence ATGAGGCGAACGAAAGTGCTGGGAATCATTTCTGCCCTGCTGCTGATTTCAGTGGCGGCTACTGCCCAGGCGCAACCTGCCGACCGTGGTGCGATCTCGGTCGCGGCTGGTTGGCCGGTGATTGAAAGCCTGGACGTGGTGCGCAGTCACGATGGGATTAGCGTCGAGATCAAGGCTTCGGGCGACCTCTCTCCCACTGCGACGACGGTGGAAAATCCCGATCGCCTGGTGGTGGACTTACCCAACACGGTGGTCTCGAAGTTTCGCAACATCTCCGTAGACGCCAACGGGGTACGCTCCATAAGGCTGGCGCAGAATAGCACTCATCCGCCACTGGCACGAGTTGTCATTGATCTGGAGCAGGCGCAGCAGTACCAACTTATTCGGAACGGACACCACCTGTCGGTAAGAGTGCGCAAGCCGACCACTGCCGTGGCCGGCATCGCAACCCAAGCTCTAAGCGCCCGGCCAGTTGCTCAAAAGACAGTTGCCCCTGCTTCCTTGTCGAGGTCTGCGCTGGCGACATCTTCACCCGTGACTGCAGCCGTGGCACGGGACTACGTCATCGTCGAACCGAATTACCGGTCGACGGTCGCAGCCAGAAATATTCTTTCCACGCGAGAGCGAAATTTGAAGGCCGCTGCCGTAGTAGCCGCCAATCGCCCAGCAAATCTGGTATTGCCTCCGGCGAGCTCGGCATTACAGTCTACGGATCAGAATGGCGCCACGCCGGCAGCCAGCCCTGCCGCAGATTCCAGTGGCCCCGCGGCCGGTACTTCTGCCAGCCAGACGAGCCCAGCCGTGCAGGACGTTCCTTCGGATCCGAGTAGCACACCGAGCCCGGTTGCACCGCCGGCAGACGCGAATGGTTCAACCACTCCGCCCGCCGCCACGACAGAGCCCACGACCGCAGTTCAGTCTGTCCCAGCGACAGATCAGACGGGAGCAGCAAATCAACCCGCGCCGGCAGTGCAGGAAACCAGCCCGATGACCCAGGCCGGGGCGGCGCCCTCGGCGCCTCCGGGAACATCGACTGCGACTCCGGCGCCAGCGTCCGAGAGCTCGGCTTCGAGTGCATCCAGTGAGTCCACACCACCGGCGACGGCGGCGACTCCAGCTGCAGCGCCCGCTGCTGCGGCACCCGCACCGGCAGCCGCTTCGACCGCGGCTGCTCCTGTACAGCAGACCACCGCGCCGGCAGCACCTTCTGCCCCTGCGCCAGCTCCCGCGACGCCTGCGCCTGCCCCCGCGACGCCGGCGCCAGCCGCAAGCTCTGCGCCCGGCAGTTCTTCAGCCAGCGCCTCGAACACAGTGGCCATAAAGCCTGCGGTGAATATGGCTTTGGAGCAACGTCAGTCCGCCCTGGATAGCGGCCCAAACAAGCCGCGTTATACGGGCGAGCCAATTTCGGTGAACTTAAAGGATGTTGATCTGAAGGACTTCTTCCGCCTGATTCATGAGATCAGCGGCCTCAACATCGTGCTTGATCCCAATGTGAAAGGGTCGCTCACGATTGTGCTCGATGACGTGCCTTGGGACCAGGCCCTCGACATCGTGCTGAAGAACAACGGGCTGGATCGCCAGCTCGAAGGCAACATCCTGCGCATCGCCACTGTTGAGACGCTGCGCAAGGAAGCTGACGCGCGGCGAGCTCAGCTCGAAGCGGAGGCCCTTGCGGTTGACAAGGTCACAGTGACTCGCTTCCTTAGTTACGCCCATTCCAAAGATGTCGTCGCTACTCTCAAAAAACTACTGAGCTCGCGAGGCGATCTCATCTCGGATGACCGCACCAATGCGCTGATCATCTCGGACATCCCGGCTGTGATTCCTAATCTGGATCGCCTGATCGTGCAGCTCGATCGCAAGACGCAGGAAGTCGAAATTGAGGCCCGTGTCGTGGCCGCAACTCGCAGCTTCGCGCGTGACATTGGGACTCAGCTAGGATTTGGCTTCGGCAACAGCACTACTACCATCGGCGGCACCGGGGCGGTGGGTTCGTCACCGACCCAGATTGGCTATTTGGCGCCACCGCCGTACGTCACCATTCCCGGCGTCAAGGCTCCCACGCCAGGGACGCCGCAGACGACCTTCGCCAGTATTCCGTTGTTCTCGAATCTGGCGGCGGGAGCGCCGTCCAGCGGTTTTGGCATCACGAGTCTGACCGGTAACTATCGCCTGGATGCAGCCCTGACCATGGCAGAGTCTCGCGGCCTTCTCAAGATCCTGTCGCGCCCGCGAGTCGTCACCCAAAACAACATTCAGGCAATCGTTCGCCAAGGCGTGCGAATCCCGGTCGTGACCCAGGCCCAGTTAGGAGGGCCTCCCACGGTAAGCTATGTGGATGCATTCCTGCGGCTGACCGTGACTCCGCAAATTACGGCTGAGAACACGATCTTTCTGAACGTGGATGTGGAGAACACGACCCCTGATTTCAGTACGCAAGTGCAGGGGAACCCAACGCTACTCACCCAGCAGGCGACTACGCAGGTGTTGGTCACCGATGGCGGGACTGTAGTCATTGGCGGTGTGATCCAAACTAACAACTCAGCGAACGTGAACCAAATACCATTGCTGGGAAACATTCCCGTGCTTGGCAATTTGTTTAAGCGTCGCTCGGTCCAAACCAAGACGCAGGAATTGATCTTCTTCATCACTCCGAAGATCATTCAGACCTAA
- the thiE gene encoding thiamine phosphate synthase — MIELSRLYAILDASCFPDPSALMTFADTLRAAGVELFQYRNKSGNSRQMLSHARELRRTLPRATLIMNDRADLCLAAGFKGVHLGQNDLPVEQGRTVVGNDLWIGVSTHNPEQVSLADATSADYLAIGPVFATKSKANPDPVIGVAGIRAARALTRKPLVAIGGITRANCRAALEAGANSVAVISDLLESPRQAAAEFLRELR, encoded by the coding sequence ATGATTGAGCTTTCCCGTCTTTACGCAATTTTGGATGCGTCCTGCTTTCCTGATCCTTCAGCTTTAATGACTTTTGCGGACACTCTGCGCGCCGCGGGGGTTGAGCTTTTCCAATATCGCAACAAAAGCGGCAACTCGCGCCAAATGCTCAGCCACGCGCGCGAGTTGAGGCGGACGCTACCCAGAGCCACGCTGATCATGAACGACCGTGCTGACCTCTGCCTGGCTGCCGGTTTCAAAGGCGTCCATCTCGGCCAGAACGACCTCCCCGTGGAGCAGGGCCGGACCGTGGTTGGCAACGACCTCTGGATTGGAGTTTCAACCCATAACCCTGAGCAGGTCAGCCTGGCCGACGCCACTTCAGCGGACTACCTGGCCATAGGACCGGTGTTCGCGACCAAGTCCAAAGCCAATCCCGATCCCGTGATCGGCGTTGCCGGCATCCGTGCTGCCCGCGCCCTCACTCGTAAACCGCTGGTAGCGATCGGCGGCATCACGCGCGCGAATTGCCGCGCAGCGCTCGAAGCCGGCGCGAATTCCGTCGCAGTCATCTCCGATCTGTTAGAGTCCCCGCGCCAGGCGGCAGCAGAATTTCTGCGGGAATTGCGGTAA
- a CDS encoding GNAT family N-acetyltransferase yields MSAPNFRLRQAAVRDIPVLESLIETSVRGLQAQDYSPAQIESALKSVYGVDSQLIADGTYLLVETESDPLRHQAKSARSGSLIVGCGGWSKRKTLYGGDHWTGRQDELLDPRKDAAKIRAFFIHPAWARRGIGGLILEACETAARSAGFTRFEMGATLTGVPFYLAKGYTALEHLQVPLAGGGSLPIVRMAKAV; encoded by the coding sequence ATGAGTGCGCCGAATTTTCGTCTACGACAAGCCGCGGTCCGTGACATTCCCGTTCTAGAGTCGTTGATTGAGACCTCAGTCCGAGGATTGCAGGCGCAGGACTATTCACCTGCTCAAATTGAGAGTGCGCTCAAATCGGTTTACGGTGTGGACAGCCAACTGATCGCCGACGGGACTTATCTGCTGGTCGAAACCGAATCCGATCCTCTTCGACACCAAGCCAAAAGTGCACGATCGGGATCGCTGATTGTGGGCTGCGGTGGCTGGAGCAAGCGCAAAACTCTCTATGGGGGCGACCACTGGACAGGACGGCAGGATGAACTACTGGATCCACGAAAAGATGCCGCTAAGATTCGGGCCTTCTTCATCCATCCCGCGTGGGCGCGCCGCGGTATCGGCGGATTAATCCTGGAGGCGTGCGAGACGGCAGCGCGGTCCGCTGGCTTCACTCGCTTCGAAATGGGCGCTACCCTGACCGGCGTGCCCTTTTACTTAGCCAAAGGCTACACGGCTTTAGAGCATCTGCAGGTTCCGCTTGCCGGCGGCGGCTCCCTGCCCATTGTGCGCATGGCAAAAGCAGTCTAG